AAGCAGTCAATGAGTCCGTGGACTGGCCCCGACAAGATTCTGTTATCGTGCGAAGCTGTAGGTACAGCCGGCCTCCTCTATAACCGGAACCTCATCGTAAAGTGGCTCCTGACAGTCACCATATGAATCGACCGCTTCCACTCGTTTGGCGGGGCAGTCAGGCCAGCGTGAAACGCCGGCTGAGACGCTTCAGACACTACTACAACCGCCACCGACCGAACCAAGCGTTAGATGGCTCAACACCATCTGAGGAGGTGCTGAACTAGACAGTGCTATTAATAATGATTAATTGCTTTTTTGAACACGGATTTTAATTTGTCGGCTTCGTGTTCAACATTAAATTTTTGCGCCACTTTTTCCCGCCCTGCTTCACCAAACCGGTGTTGTTTTTCCGAATCGGACAGGATTGACGAGATCGCTTCTGCTAATCCATCGGTGTTCTTCGGTTCCACTACCAAACCATTTTGTTGATGGTCAATTAGTTCAGGAATACCCGAGACATTCGTCGAAATCGGTGGTGTCTGCATCGCCATCGATTCCATCAGTGCAACAGGGATACCGTCTCGATCACCCGATTCGGCTACGATACACGGAAGAAGAAAACAAGAAGCCTTGTCAAATTCAGTAACTAACCTCTCGTCACTAACATTGCCTAACAGTTTCACGGTATCATTCAGGTTGTGATTATTAATCTGCATACTAAGCTCGTCTTCCATTTCGCCTGAACCAACAATATGATACTCAAGATCAGGGAATTGATCGATCACCTTCGATACCGCCTCAATAGCGTAGGGTAGTCCTTTCTTTTCTACGAATCGAGAGACGGTGAGAATGCGCATATCGGCTATCAAAGAGCTTGGTTCGAATTTTTTCGGGCGTATTCCAGCGTGTACAACATTAATCGGCGAGATGTCCGTGATTTCACTTTCAATATAGTTCTTGTTGTACTCCGAAATCGTTACGACATGATCCACCTTACTGATGATGTGTTCTAACTGCTTCCTGTTGGGGTTGTCGTACAGATCTGCTGCGTGAGCGGTTACAGTAAAGGGAACATCGTAATATGATGCAACGTACCGTCCTGGGAACCTCTCCAAAGAAGCAGAATGACCGTGTACCAGATCAATATCGAGATTCTGCTCTCCTACGAACTCAATACACTGTTTACTTCGGTGAAAAGCTACAGCGTGTCGCTTCGGAGAAGCCTTGAATACGGCGTTTTGTAGAACACGCGGATGAATAACCTTGGATGACACCAAATCAATTACGTCAATATAACTCGGAGCATCGGCATAGCGTACTGGAACATCAAGTTCCTCGTATTCCTCGTGTTCAATATCCTCATCCGGGTTGTTTAACGCGAAAACTACGACATTATGACCTCTGTTTTCGAGCTCGTAGATTTCGTTCAGTACGAAACTCTCAGATAATTTCGGGAAACTTCCCAAGTAGTAGAGTATGTTCATCAGTTGTGGCAACAAAACGAGTCTCTGTAATTCTTGTCATCGAAATCAATACCGTTTTTAGTGCACATTTCATCTATCCTACGGCAGTAAGATAGCCGTTTTTTGCTAATATGTAGTAGGCGTTTCCGTAGAGAAAGGCCGTCGTTGTATTTCGATTGCCGACGATAGTACCCTCTATATTCCAGGCTCTAATCCCGCCATATCCTCCCCTGTCACTGTAATGCTGCGCATCTTCACACCACTGTATAGCAGTCCTGACTGTGGGGAGAAATGTTGCATCATCTAAAACCTTTTCTGCACGAAGCAGTTCGTAGGCCAATAGCGGTGTAGCTTTGTTGTCCTCGCCGTTGTGACTATTATCTGTTGCGTAGAGCCACGATCCGTTATCGCACTGACGATCAACTACCCACATGGCTACCTCCTCAATTATGTCCCGTAATTGATCGTTATGTAATAGCTGATAGGCGCTGATCAGACCGTCAAGTGCCCATCCCTGTCCTCGGGTATACGACGAACGGTCGTCCTCGCCGTCGGCGTACCACGTCTTTTTAAACGAACCGTTCCCATCGTAGAGATTATCCACGAACCATTTAACGAACCGCTCACACGCGTCCCGCCATCGCTCCTCGCCATCAATCTCGTAGAGGCGATAGAACAGATCAGTAGTAAATCCCGCATCGACGTACAGCCAAGAGAAGTCCCACTCATTTGAACGGCCGATGCCTAGCTGACCGTTTGACCGCATCCCTTCGTCGAGTATCCAGGCTGCTACGTCTTTGGCGCCATCCAGATATCGTGATTCGCCAGTCACTCGGTAGAGGGGAAGCAACCCGTTGGCAGCGATGAACGCCGAATCGTTCGGTGCTTCCCACTTCTGGATTCCAGTCGGCGAGTTTCTGGGAAAATCCCATCGGACGGTGAAGGCGCCGTTGTCGTGCTGCAGTTGCAAGAGTTTTTTGCCGCAACGTATGGCGCTTTTTCTGTACGCGGAACGGCTCGTCCGGTCCCACTCCGACACGAGGGCCCTGATTGCAAGCCCGGAACACCAGATCCAGGAACTCAACATATATCGGTTCGAGTGATAGTCGTAACATCCGTGAAACGTGTCCTGGAACTGACTGCCTTTTTTCTCGTTTTGCGAGTCGAGAATGAACTGCACCGCTGCTTCTCTATTCCCTAGTGGTAGAGTTTCGTCTGTGTGTCCTACGTGATGTTCACGTCTTGTCCGTGAGTGATCATTTGTTTCGAATGGATTTCCGGACGAAACGACGTACTGGCCGGGCCCAAAATTTACGTTCTCGATTGACGAACCTAACGCGAGCCAGAGATCCGATTCGAATGTCGAACGGCAGGTAACGACGTTCTCACCGGGCTCACAGACATCTATATCTACTCGTTTCCAGCGCTTTCCAGCGTCAAACCCGATCCGATTTCCGTTCAAGTAAACGTGGTCGGTTCCATCATCGACACCGATTACTGCAAATTTTGCATCAGAAAATACTGGGGGCAGATGACATAACTGACAACGCCAGTCCTCGTCCGTGGTAGATCTGGAGGGGAACATTCCCCCGAGGTGATCTCTGAATCTTCCGGCCACATAGCTCATTACGTGACGGAATGGTACTGATTTCGCTGGACGATTCCCTCCCCACCTCACCGATAGTTCGGTCCGGACTGGATCTAGAGTGACTCCGACCGCACCACCTGTTATCTCCCCTGCACCTGGCTGAGAAACTGGTGCGGCTGAGACGTAAGCTGTTGGCTTATCTTCTTGACCGGTCTTCATCGTTTGTAGTGTTATCATCGGTTCTGAAAACGATTCTTATCTCTAATTCACATCTTCCGGTCGCTCCGAGTGTTGATTCGACGCGGTAGGTGGTTCCAGATCCGAGAACCGTATCGACGCGTTCGGTTGACAAGGACACTCCCTCGACACTACAGATACTACACGTCTCTGGGAGTGAATACGTCATCTGTACGGTGATGTCCTCGGTTTCAGCGGTGCTCGCCGCAACTTCATCATGAAGCGTGATTTCAGTACAATCGAACGTAAAGCGACGATTCCAGTCGAAGTTTCCGGCCCTGGTCGAGATTTGCTTGCTCCCAACGAGTCGATTCCCGGAATACTGATCGATGGTCCCCGTCGTTCGAACGCTGTCCCAAAGGCGTGTATCGTTTTGATGTATCCAGAGTACGTGGCCCGAAGATTCGATACTGCCAGAAGGCCCCGGGGGTAGGGAACACAACTCACCTGATACGTCTAGCATCGCAAGACTGAGGGCAGCGTCGTAGTTCCCTCCTCTCCCGTTCGAAACGACAGCTGAATACCGTTCCTGGTCCACCGAGAACAATCCGCCTCGTTCTCGGAAGAAAGCACGGGCCTGTTTCGATTCCCCTTTAGCTGTCCAGTCTGTACTCTTGAGGAGCGAAAGGGAGCGCGCGAGCCACGCACTACAATGAGCGTTGTAGACACTGTGGTACGCATACTGAGCCTGACACTCGATACGTTCGTCGTACGCTTTGCGATTGGCGACTACCGGTAATCGCCCGTCAGGTCGCTGAAAGTCTGTGATTTGCTCTATGATCGGGCGGGCAACGGTCAGGTAGGATGTGTCCTCCGTCTCTATCGCTGCCGCTAGAAGAACGTAAAATGACACACCGTATGTAAAGATGTGGCCGGCGGATCGTCCACGGTAGGTCGGATGCCCATTTTTCGGGAGATAAGGGAGAAGGACTCGGACGCTCCGGAGGAAGATTCGCCTGACGAGGCTGTTATCCGTGTAGTAGTAGTACCGATGGAGTAATGCTGCTGTGTACATGTGATAGGCGAGTGGAACGTACGGTGGATCGACGTGCTCGAAATCGTACGCATCGAAACTATCGGTGAACAGTCCGTCGAATTGCCAATAGCCTAGCATTTGAATAAACTCTCGAAATGCGTGTCGTCGGAACCGCCCGCTTCCCGTCACATTATAAACAAGGCGGTCTAGTAAAACATTCATCGCGTGCCAGTTACAGTTAGAGGGATTGTCTCGGGTGTCCCAGCGGTGCACGACATCGCGCCACTTAGACAATTGAGTCCTCGAACCGAACTGTTTGGCTTTCAACAGGGCTTCAATGAAACCGAGTCGGCGATGCTGATAGTGTTCTGCGTGAGTTCCTCGAGGATATCCAGCGCTGGTTCGCGCGTGAAAGTTCATGGCTCGCTCGAAATGCTCGTCGTAGTCGGGGAGTAGACCCCGGGAGCGAAGTACTGCGAGCGCGAGTGCGAACTCTTCGGTCGCGTAGTTGTCTCCCACGACCCGTCCGAGGATGTGGTCTTCGATCCCACCTGAATCAGGTCCAGTCTCTATTTGATACTCGGCAAGCCACTCGACATTCTCCGACACCAGCGAAAGTACCTCGCTCTCAAGACTGTTCATTTATCCCCGATTTATAAACGTTTAAGATTCGTTGTGCATTTTGGGTCCAGGTGTATTCGTCGAGGATTCTTTCACGTGCTCGTCGTCCGGTTTTATCGAGCTCGTTCGGCTGATTTCGTGACAGGTTGAGCACATCGCGGACCTCCTCGACCAGTGCGTCAACCGCGCCCGATGGAATCAGATATCCATTCTCGCCATCGTCGATGATGCGTTCTATCTGACCGATCGCCGAACATATCGTCGGGAGCGCCATACTCATGTACTCGAAGAGTTTCACCGGTGAATAGTAGAAAAACGATAGATCGGGGTACGGAGCGACGGCGACGTCCATAGAGGAAAGATACCCTGGTATCTCCGAGTGTGGAACTGAACCCGGAAGCTCGAAGAAGTCGTCTAGACCGGACTGAGATATTTCTTTCTGGAGATCTTCGTATAGTGGTCCTGACCCCACAAGCAGAAATCGGATACTGTCACGCAAATCTGACAACTGCTTCCCAGCCTGAACAAGGTTGGAAACGCCGTGCCAGTCTTTGAAACTTCCGACAAAACCGATAGTGAACCGATCGTCAGGGGTCCTCGCAGGTGTATCCGGGTTGAACTGGTCCGGATTCACTCCGTTCGGGACTACTGTAATCTTCTCTTCGTCCACGTATTTACTGAAATAGTCTTTGAGTTCTCGTGAGACTGCGAGAATCTTGGTCGCATCTTGGCACGCCTCTCTCTCGGCTCGCTCGGCCACCCTCGGTCTCTGGAGCCCTCCCCCGTACTCGTTCGCCTCGTATATGAGCGGTGAGTTTACTTCGAGTACGAATGGAATATTCCGGTTTCTCGCGAAACGCGCTCCCTTGTAGCTATACAGACTGTATCGTTCGTGTATCACATCGATGTCGTCGGGAATCCGTCGAAGAGCAAAAGATAATTCAAAATTCTTCGCGATGGATTCCAGGTCGAAGACCTTGTTTAGATAACCGTGAGCCAACGGTGTTGTCGGCAGTTGCACTTCCTTGGCAGGTATCGAATTCTGTCCTGATTGCCCGGTTCCAGGACGATAGAGGACTAGTGGCTCCACGCCGCAATTTGAGAGCGAAGTGATGTACTCTCTGATATGAATTGAACTTCCGGCTGATCCGTATAGGGGGATGCCCCCATCGTTGCAAACATAGGCGACCCGTGAGACGGTCATCTGTATCGAATATGAAATGGGCATAAAAAAGGGTTTATACTCACCTGAGAGGACGGATGTCAGCCTTAGCGTAAAGGAAAACAGGGGGCGAACGTTCTGGTGGGTGTTCAGTGGATGCTTGACCGCGTGGTGGAGCAAACACGCGGGCAAGAAATGTATTCGCGGGAGGACACGCCGACCAAACAACGCGTCGCAGCGGCTTTTCTATACCATACTGGACTCTTATACCGCTACATGGTACAGGTAGTATGGTGTTAGGAGAGTGATACGGTAGGGTTCGAGTGCAAGACGGATCTTGAGTACAAGCTGCTGGGGCGGGCTTCGAGCCGATAGTACAATCTCACTCCACGAACCGATTTCAGGGAGATATTCTTGGGTGAGATAAGAGAACGGATGTCAACAAAGATTGGGTGCTCTTGAACAGCGTTGCGACTGCCTCTCTCAGCGGGTCAGCACCAATAGATAGTAACTGGCGAGAGGGAGACTTCGTCGAAGAAACATATAATTCCATATATACATATTATATATCTTAACCAGGCGCTTTTCGCAAATCAAAACCTAACAATACCGATACCTAATTTATTCCGTGATGACTTCTCCGTTGATGGAATCACGATTTCTTGAGTCTGATAGTCGTCTTTGATTTCGTCCCAAAATCCCTGTACATCTAGCCACTCTGATGAAATATCGTGGAGTGCAATTATCCCGTCCTCAGCCATCAGGTCTCGATACAGCTCGAAATCGGTTTTGACTCCCTCGTAACTATGATCGCCGTCGATAAATAAGAAATCAATATCTTGTCCACTAAGAATCTCTATGAGTTCTTGTTTTGTGGATTCAGAGTGTGAGTCTCCGCGAATAAATGCCGTGTCCGTGTCTGGATCCATTTCATGGAAAAAATGCGGACCAGGACCGATACTGCGTGGGTCATTTTCGGGCAGGTCGATGCTGACAACTTGAGCATTGAGATGCCGACACCAGATGTAAAAACTACCTCCACGTGCCGTCCCGATCTCAACGACTGTCTCCGGATCTCGCCGTGCTACGATTTCCGACAACTCTCGGAGTTCAGCGGGGATTTGCATCGGTCGGATCGACGTAAATGATCCAAATCCCGAGTACCGGTAGACTGTGGTTAAATAGTCGGCCAGGGTTGTTTCGGTTTGCTGATGACGACGGAGAGCACGCAAAGAGAGGTCTAATGAGGTTTCTGTTGGTAACAGAGGGCCTACCCGTGCCCTCAGCTCGTGACTGAGCAAAAGCGGTAGCCCACCACGAACCTGATATCCTCTATATTTACGTTGAATATTCGGGGTTAGTTGCTGTCGTCCACAACGTATTGTTTCAGCAACCCCACGGGTACGGATTGATCGGATTGCGTTTCTAATCATATAACCGGCATTAAGACGGGTATGAGTTAGTTCTTTATGTCCTCACACAACCAATTTAAGCGATACGCGGGCTTAGTGTACACGTCATTTCAGAAAACTGTATCTTCACCCCGTTATCGCTATCATTAACTACGAACGCGGAAACGTCGCGGGAAGCACGATCATCAGGGTGTAAGAAGAGTTCCGTGACAGCCTCGATACGAAGTTATTATATCTTCCCAGTCGGGACCAACAGCCGAACGCTGTCGTCTATCTATGGAGAACAGTGACTCTGATTCAGAACTGAAATCGAAGATCTTCCAGAGTACTTTCTGGGTGAGCGTCCTCAATTACGGTGAACGAGGACTGTCCGTAGTCAAACTCGTAGTACTCGCCAACTTCCTCACGCCACGAGACTTCGGCATCGTTGGTATCGCACTATTGGTCACTGGATCGCTCCAGCGAATATCGAACTTCGGATTTCACCAAGCTCTTATTCAGCGGCAGGAGGATATCGAACCGTATCTCGATACTGCATGGACAGTCCGGCTCCTCCGTGGCGTCGCGCTTTTCCTCATCGTTCTCGTGATTGCTCCATTCGTTGCTACCTTCTTCGAAGAACCGAGAGCCGAGATAGTCACTGTCGTACTGGGCGTCTCGGTCCTTCTCACGGGATTGACCAATATTGGCGTCGTCTATTTCAAGAAGGATCTCGAGTACAAACGGTTCGTACTCTACAACACCGGGGGATCGTTCGTCGATTTTTCCCTGGCCGTCATCCTTGCCGTGACACTAGGGAACGTTTGGGCACTCGTGTACGGATACATTGCTGGAAACGTCGTTAGGATGGTTCTCAGCCATCTGGTTCATCCCTACAATCCATCTCTGAACCTCGATATGGAGAAACTACGTGAACTATTCGATTTCGGGAAATGGATATTAGCCGACTCGGCCGTCAATCTTGTCAACACCCAGGCTGATGACATTATCGTAGGCCGAATGTTTACCATTGGAGCACTTGGGTATTATCAGATGGCCTATCGGATCGCCAATCTCCCGGTGACAGAGGTGTCTCACGTCGTCTCTTCAGTTGCATTACCTACCTACTCAAAACTCCAGAATCGCCCCGAAGAACTCCGCCAGGGATTTCGGAAAGTCGTTGACTATACGACGGTACTCACGTTCCCGATTGCGGGGGGCATATTTGTCATCGCCCCAGAATTTGTCTCGCTGGTGCTCGGTTCCGATTGGACACCGATAATCCCGCTAATGAGAGCGCTCTGTGTACTTGCCGCCGTCCGTTCTATCGTTGCGAACTTCGGTAGCCTCTACCAGGCGTCTGACAATCCTGACATTATGTTTCGGCTGGCTGCCATTTTCACGGCGACAAAATATATTTCTATGCTGTCAATACTAGCGTTCTGGATCGACGAACTGCTCGTCGTCCCGCTTGTCATCGGATTCAATGCGTTGATCAGTCTCCCAGTCCATTTATTCATTGTTTATAAAATAACGGGAATCAGGATTTCTTCAATCGTTCGAACGATGGGCACCCAGATGCTGGCAACCACTTTAATGGTAGCGGGCGTCTATGCAGTTAAAACACAGGGCGTTGGTGGGGACTCGTACCTCAAACTCATATCGTTGATACTCCTCGGGATATTATTCTACACTATGGTCATTTTAGCAATTGATAAAGACAAACTCTACAAGATCCGGGAAGACATCGTCGAAGCGAAAGCGTGATTCGGATTCGTTTTCTTCCCCGTCGGCGGTATTCTCCTGGGCTAACACGGAAATAAATCCAGTAACGGGAGTGGTTCGTGGTCAGTAGAATTGTGCTGAAAAAATCGCGTATTGAATCGGTTCACTGGACGAACACTTCCGTCGCTATCGTAGATTTGCTACCCCGTCCAAAGGATTATAGTGCGTGTTAGTCCCGACGAATTTCGCCACTGTCTCGTAGTAAGCGACCAATCAAGCGGATATGTATCCTCAGCAAGGGCTAATTGAGTTTCTCCAGGGATGGTCTCCGCTCGGAGACCATCCCGGTGGCCCTGCTGAGGTAGCGCTGAGGTGATCATAGTGGATTGGGATGACCTCAGCAAAGACGAACTTCTCTCGCGGTTTCTCCAGATGGAAAAGCGAACCGACGAGCTGGAGAAGAAGCTTGAGCAGGAGGACGAACGAATCGAAGAGCAGCAGGAACGGATTGAGGAACTCGAAACACGGCTTCGCAAATACGAGAATCCACATACCCCGCCGAGTAAGCAACGGTCGGGGACTGACGAGTCCCCGACCTCGCAAGATGACAAAGACGACGATGTCAGAACTGACGGCGGTACTCCCGGACGAAAAGACGGTCACGACCCGGAGTGGCGCTCTACAGCTGATCCGGACGAACAAGTTGAGGTCACCTGTGACTGCTGTCCAGAGTGTGGCCAACACTTCGACGAGTCGGTGGGCGTCAGCCCCCGACTCGTCGAGGAGATACCGGACCCGCAACCACCAGAAATCACACAGTACAACCGCCACTGCTACCAGTGCGACTCCTGTGGAACCGAGACAGTTGCTACACACCCCACCCCGACTGCCCCAGTGAGGGGCAGTTCGGGGTGAACGTTATTGCCCAATCAGCACTGTCGAGGTACGATTACCGCCTGCCCTACCGGAAGATTGCAGACCGTTTCGAGCAGTTGCACGGACTGGAGTTATCAGGCGCAGCCACTTGGCACGCGACCGAGAGCGCTGCGCGCGCCGGTCGCTGTGAATATGAGCAGATCCGCCGCCAGATCCAGCAGGCTGACGTTGTTCACATCGATGAAACAGGCATCAAGCGGAATGGTGAGCAAGCATGGATCTGGACGTTCACCACCGAGAATCATACGCTCTACGCGGTTAGAAAAAGTCGCGGAAGTGATGTTCCCGCAGAAGTCCTCGGCGAGGACTTCGCGGGAACGATCATCTGCGATGGGTGGACGGCCTATCCACCCTTCAGCGACAATCTCCAGCGGTGTTGGGCTCATATTCTGCGAGAGGCTGAAGATGCCGCTGAGATGCAACCTGAAGGCAAACCGATCTACGACTCTCTCAAGCAGTTGTACGTCGCTCTCCAGACGCGGCTGGAGAGCGACTTGACCATTCGTGAGCGAGCAGAGCTCCAGCGTGTTGCACGGAGAGTGCTTGAATCGTTGATTGAGCGGTCAGTTCCCGATGGACCATTGGCAACACTCATCAGAAAGGTCGAAGGTGGCCTCGACCACTGGCTCACCTTCGTCGGTGAGCCAGCGGTCTCTCCGGCGAACAATGCCGCGGAAAACGCGCTCCGTGAGCCGGTGGTTCTCCGGAAACTTATCGGAACACTCCGCAATGACCGCGGGATGTTCATTCATGAGACGGTGCTGTCCCTGCTGGCGACGTGGCGCCAGCAGGGACGCAATCCCTACGACAAACTCAAGCGAGTTTCCCGAAGCAACGAGATTATTTCACGAGATCAGGCTGTGCCGGCCGTTGAGACCTCGGGGTAAATACGTACGTTCAATCAACTATAGAAACGACTTGCTTAGGCGTGGGACAGAAGTCGGACTGATTTTCGTTCCGACATCATACATCGTAACAACATTAATTGGTATTTATTTCCCCGGATTATATCAAACAATTGTGATTGTTGGTCAACTCTTTTTCGGTATTGACCTCAGTGATTTAGCGCTAATTTTAGTCCTCATGATTGCAATATTGAAAGAAGCCATCGTATACAAAGTAAATCCGGGCAGATATAGGAATCCATTCTATTTCTGGAGATTGTAGATAGAACTACGATTACTGGAATGCAAAATGTGCGCGTTGGACTCGCACGCCATCAGGACTTCTCTCCGAGCTGGTAGAAATCACAACGATCAATTCGCAGGTACAATCTGCCGGATGATTCGGCTATGAGATAGTGAAAATAAACACTATGACAAGAGTTCTATGACAACCTAGACCATTGCCAGTTGATCTTGGGTGATGAACTGTTGCTCCGTGAGACGTTCGTGAAGAGTCACTTCGATAGCCTAGTCCTCTTGTGGATACCCGTCGTCGTATCGTTTGCTCCAGTCTCGGATCTCGTCAGCGTTTATATCGTCTACTCACGGGGCGATAGTATAGAATTGGTCGTCAGGATTCATCGAGTTCATCGATCCAGTCCGACAAGACTGCAGCGATGTTGGTGTATGCATCCGTTTTGCCTTGTCGATAGCTGTCGAGCTCATGGTATGTCTCATCTGAGCTAACGACCGAGTATGACTCGACGAGTCGCTTTACCTCTCTCAGCGTGTGCTGGTCGAGTTCGGTTGGATCGATAGCATCGTACTTCGTCATAATCCAAGGTTAGTCATCGAGACCTTAGGAAACCAGGGAAGTTGGTTCGAGGAGCCTGTCATACAATAGATCTCAACAGGCATAATTCACGGTCTCTAGCTTGAACAGAACCGGCGAATAGCGAAACCACGGGACTAAGTTCGAATTGAAGGGTGTATAATCGTCAGGTAGAGGGTGTGAGACGTATTCCATGACACGCTGTCGAGATTTAACTCCGAACGAGGGGTGTGTCGAAGAGAGATTTAACTCCGATAAGGTGCCATAGAACGGTTGTCACACCCATCTTTTGATGTCTCGGAACGCTCAATGGAAGTGCTACATCAATCACTGCTGTGAGATGTTTCCGAGCAACTGGTGACTCAACCACGATTTGGAGTATCAGTATCCTCATGCGGACTGCTACCAAAGAGTATTTTATGACCCCTCGTTCCTCCTCTTTGAAATACGCTCTCGTTGTCGTTGGACCTCTTCTTGATATTGGCCCCCTTTTGTTCAATTTCGTCATCTTCTGTGGGCCAGTCGGGTATTCTCCGGGAGAGGCTCCACAGAGATTCCGTCATTTTGTACTGTTGAACGCAGGACAGCGGCGTGATTGAAATTTTGACATGCAGATTTCCGCCAGTATCGACGCTTTGTCGGCATAATTTGAGACCAGACGATTCAATTTCAGGTCTCCTTCCCAGTATTCAAACATCAGATTCATGTCATACCGCGAGTAGTACGAAGTGGACGATGGCGATGCCTCTCCCGGATACGTCCGGAGAAAGGGCGCACACGGCAGTACGGGGACGATGGATTGGGACGTCTCCTGGCCTACCTCGTCGATACGGACGCCATGATACCTGCCGCAGGAATCGGTTCGGCGATCTCACCGACAAAGTTATTTCAGTCTGCGAGGCGAGTTTCGTGGCACAGAGTACGTACCGCTCCTCAAGATCTTAGCTACCAACGCCACGACCAACCCCCATTCGGTGGGTGATAAATGGGCCGCGATGACCCATGACACCCAGTTTACACCCCACGAGCGACAGCTTCCCGTACGCAGTTCTATCTTCGATCACTCGCCTGTTAGACACCTCCAAGGGGGCTGTACAACATCTAGGAGATCACCCTGCTGGAGCTAAGCGAGTTTAGACCGACCCTGGCACCTGCCCCAATCGCGAACCCACAGCGGCCTACAAGTAGTTTGCTCACGATCCAATACGGCTCAGTCCGGGCGTCGTGAAGAAGGGATTGCCCTCAAATTCGGACAGTGGCGACATGGATCATGCCGATAACCCCGTAGTGAGGAAATTGGAGACAAAACAGCGGCTTACCAGCACTTGATAAAATAAAGAAGTATAGACATTCAGCAGTTCTATCCAAACATCTGGCGCATCATCGGATGCATCTCCATGAGTTGCTCTTCGGCGATCTCCTCGTACAGCTTGTACGTAATGGAGACCGTCAGTAGCAGCCCGGTA
The genomic region above belongs to Haloarcula hispanica ATCC 33960 and contains:
- a CDS encoding glycosyltransferase, yielding MNILYYLGSFPKLSESFVLNEIYELENRGHNVVVFALNNPDEDIEHEEYEELDVPVRYADAPSYIDVIDLVSSKVIHPRVLQNAVFKASPKRHAVAFHRSKQCIEFVGEQNLDIDLVHGHSASLERFPGRYVASYYDVPFTVTAHAADLYDNPNRKQLEHIISKVDHVVTISEYNKNYIESEITDISPINVVHAGIRPKKFEPSSLIADMRILTVSRFVEKKGLPYAIEAVSKVIDQFPDLEYHIVGSGEMEDELSMQINNHNLNDTVKLLGNVSDERLVTEFDKASCFLLPCIVAESGDRDGIPVALMESMAMQTPPISTNVSGIPELIDHQQNGLVVEPKNTDGLAEAISSILSDSEKQHRFGEAGREKVAQKFNVEHEADKLKSVFKKAINHY
- a CDS encoding glycoside hydrolase family 88 protein translates to MKTGQEDKPTAYVSAAPVSQPGAGEITGGAVGVTLDPVRTELSVRWGGNRPAKSVPFRHVMSYVAGRFRDHLGGMFPSRSTTDEDWRCQLCHLPPVFSDAKFAVIGVDDGTDHVYLNGNRIGFDAGKRWKRVDIDVCEPGENVVTCRSTFESDLWLALGSSIENVNFGPGQYVVSSGNPFETNDHSRTRREHHVGHTDETLPLGNREAAVQFILDSQNEKKGSQFQDTFHGCYDYHSNRYMLSSWIWCSGLAIRALVSEWDRTSRSAYRKSAIRCGKKLLQLQHDNGAFTVRWDFPRNSPTGIQKWEAPNDSAFIAANGLLPLYRVTGESRYLDGAKDVAAWILDEGMRSNGQLGIGRSNEWDFSWLYVDAGFTTDLFYRLYEIDGEERWRDACERFVKWFVDNLYDGNGSFKKTWYADGEDDRSSYTRGQGWALDGLISAYQLLHNDQLRDIIEEVAMWVVDRQCDNGSWLYATDNSHNGEDNKATPLLAYELLRAEKVLDDATFLPTVRTAIQWCEDAQHYSDRGGYGGIRAWNIEGTIVGNRNTTTAFLYGNAYYILAKNGYLTAVG
- a CDS encoding glycosyl transferase produces the protein MNSLESEVLSLVSENVEWLAEYQIETGPDSGGIEDHILGRVVGDNYATEEFALALAVLRSRGLLPDYDEHFERAMNFHARTSAGYPRGTHAEHYQHRRLGFIEALLKAKQFGSRTQLSKWRDVVHRWDTRDNPSNCNWHAMNVLLDRLVYNVTGSGRFRRHAFREFIQMLGYWQFDGLFTDSFDAYDFEHVDPPYVPLAYHMYTAALLHRYYYYTDNSLVRRIFLRSVRVLLPYLPKNGHPTYRGRSAGHIFTYGVSFYVLLAAAIETEDTSYLTVARPIIEQITDFQRPDGRLPVVANRKAYDERIECQAQYAYHSVYNAHCSAWLARSLSLLKSTDWTAKGESKQARAFFRERGGLFSVDQERYSAVVSNGRGGNYDAALSLAMLDVSGELCSLPPGPSGSIESSGHVLWIHQNDTRLWDSVRTTGTIDQYSGNRLVGSKQISTRAGNFDWNRRFTFDCTEITLHDEVAASTAETEDITVQMTYSLPETCSICSVEGVSLSTERVDTVLGSGTTYRVESTLGATGRCELEIRIVFRTDDNTTNDEDRSRR
- a CDS encoding glycosyltransferase family 4 protein; protein product: MTVSRVAYVCNDGGIPLYGSAGSSIHIREYITSLSNCGVEPLVLYRPGTGQSGQNSIPAKEVQLPTTPLAHGYLNKVFDLESIAKNFELSFALRRIPDDIDVIHERYSLYSYKGARFARNRNIPFVLEVNSPLIYEANEYGGGLQRPRVAERAEREACQDATKILAVSRELKDYFSKYVDEEKITVVPNGVNPDQFNPDTPARTPDDRFTIGFVGSFKDWHGVSNLVQAGKQLSDLRDSIRFLLVGSGPLYEDLQKEISQSGLDDFFELPGSVPHSEIPGYLSSMDVAVAPYPDLSFFYYSPVKLFEYMSMALPTICSAIGQIERIIDDGENGYLIPSGAVDALVEEVRDVLNLSRNQPNELDKTGRRARERILDEYTWTQNAQRILNVYKSGINEQS
- a CDS encoding class I SAM-dependent methyltransferase; amino-acid sequence: MQIPAELRELSEIVARRDPETVVEIGTARGGSFYIWCRHLNAQVVSIDLPENDPRSIGPGPHFFHEMDPDTDTAFIRGDSHSESTKQELIEILSGQDIDFLFIDGDHSYEGVKTDFELYRDLMAEDGIIALHDISSEWLDVQGFWDEIKDDYQTQEIVIPSTEKSSRNKLGIGIVRF